From Kitasatospora sp. MAP12-44:
GACGCCAGAAGCTCGAATTGACGGATGTGACGAGTGAGAGTTTCGGGATCGTCCGAGAACGACAGCGACTGCTCGTGGTAAACAACCCCGTCACCTGGCTGATCGCTGAAGGCGTACACCGCGCAGGAGCCGGCAGCTCCAACGTGATAGCCGGACGCCTCCGTCAGGATCTGGATCGTGACGTTGTCCTGCTCGCACATCTCGATGAGGTGCAGGGTCGCTTCGCGCATCACCTTGCCGTCGCCGACCTGCATGCGCAGAGCACTCTCACCGATCACGAACCACGCCTTCGGCGCGTTCTTCGCGGTCAGCAAAGCCTTACGCCGGTCGCGGCTCTCAACCAGCTCTTCGAGCGTGAGCGGGTTGTCGTTCTTCCAGAGGAACCTGGCGCGAGCCATGGCGGCCTCGGTATACGCGGAGGTCTGCAACAGGCCGGGGATGATGGATGGCTCCCAGTTCCTGATGTCCCTCGCCATCTGCTCGGCCTCGACCAGGGCGCTGTACGACGGATGGAGGTTACTGCCGTAGGCCGTCCACCAGCCGCGCGTCTTGCTCTGCTTCGCCATCTCCTTGAGCATTTCGACGGTCTCCTTGGGCAGCTCGAACAGAGCGCCCATAGCGATCACGTGCCCAGTCCGGATCTGGTTCTCGCCCATCTCCAGGCGTCGCACGACGGCCGCCGACACTCCCAGGGCTTCGCCCAGCTGCTCGCGGGTCAGGCTCTTGTCCTCCCGGATGCGGCGCAGCCGGCCGCCGAGGATGACCCGGAGGAACGGGACATCGGTGGGCCTGTCTTGCTGGTTCGTCGCTGCCATACCCACACCTCTATCAGTTCCCACTGATGCTGCGTCAAGTGTGCCGTCAGATCAACTAGAACGCCAGTTCTTCATCTCCGTCAATTGACGGCAGTGAACTGGTTGCAATCTCAGCCGGGTTGCGGGAACGTAGTCGAGCACTCACCGATGGTGGCCTGCGTCACACGGTCGGTGGTCATCGCCGTGCTCTCCGGGGGTCAGCTATGCCCGAGTCACTGCGCCCTGCCCAACCGGGCGCTCAGGTTGTTCAACGCCAGCCGCTGCGACTAGTCCTGCACATCGGTCCGTCCGTGGAGGACGCCCGCGACACGCGGCGCGCCCTGATAGAGGGACTGAGGGCCTGGCAACTCCCACTCACTGCCGTGAGGTTGGCGGAGCTGGAGGTCTGCGCGGGTGAGGTCATCGCCAACGCCGTCCAGCACACCGGCAAGCCGAGCACCCTCACCGCGCAGTGGACCGGCGAGTTCGTCCGGGTCGAGTTGCAGGACGCTGACCCCCGGATTCCACGGCGCCGCACCGACACCGGCCCGGACAACGACGCCGAGAGCGGCCGGGGCCTGGACCTGCTCCAGGGCTTCGCCGACCGCTGGGGCGTCATCCCGCCGACCGGCCGAAGAGCCGACGGCACGTCCACCGGAAAAACGGTGTGGTTCGAGTGCGGCGCAGACGGCCCGCCCATGCCCTTACCGGCCACCACCCACGCCGCCGACAGCAGACAGGTCATCCGATTGGAGCGCGCAGGTTGAACGGCACGCCGCCCACGCGCCGCAAACCGACCCGGCCTTATCCGCCGCCCGCAGGCGCCCCCTAGCCGTCCTGTGGGCCTGCGGACACCTCGCCTCCGCCGGGCTCCTCGCAGCCGATCACGGACAACTCGGCGCAGCACACCACCCGCCGGCCACCGCGCCCAACGCGCCGCCCCCGGGCACCACAGCGATCTGAACTCCCGTCGAACGGATCAGCTCATGACCTCACGATCGTTACCCGCCAGCCGCTCGCTGGCCGCTGTCCGGTACATCGAGGTGGAGACCTCCCGGTACTGCAACCGCACCTGCTCGTGGTGCCCCAACGGCCACACCAGGGCCCGCACCCGCCAGGAGCTGCTGCCTTGGAAGCTCTTCGAGAAGATCACTGGTGAACTCGGCGAACTCGGGTACGGCGGGTTCTTCGCGTTCCACAACTACAACGAGCCGCTGGCCAACGCCCGCCTGCTCGACGAGGTCTCGCACCTGCGCGCGACGGTGCCGACGGCGAAGCCCGCGATCTACACCAACGGCGACCGGCTGGGCCGCGAGATGTTCGAGGAACTGACCTCCGTGGGCGTCAGCTACCTGCGCGTCACCCGCTACCCCCAGCAGGCCGATACGCAGCCAACGGTGGAGGCGCTCCAGCACTACCTGCGGATCAAGAACCTCACGCACCTGCCCTGGCGGATCGGGGAGGTCCGCCAGGGGCTCGCCGCCTCCTACAAGGACCGCGCCACCGGCATGAAGGCCGAAGTCATCGTCCCGAACATCTACACCTACAACGACCGTGGCGGCACCGCCGAAGTCCCCATCCGAGGAAGCCGCGTCGCGCCGTGCCGGATGACGGCCACCTCGATATCCGTGACCTACCGGGGCGAGGTGAAGATGTGCTGCAACGTGGTCCCCGAGGGCAGCCAGCACCAGGAGTACGTGGTCGGCAACATCCGCCACGCCACGTTGGCCGAGCTGTACGGCAGCCCGCAGATGACCGGGTGGCGCAAGCGCCACGCCTCCGCCGACTGGGCCGCATCCCCTGCCTGCGCGACCTGCGTCCAAGCGCTCCCGGAGACACGCAAATGACCACTGCAGCCGCGCTCGCCTCGATCGCCTCGCACACCGTCACCGCTTCTGTCCCCGGCCGCTGGTGCCTGGCCGGCGAGTCCCTGGACTGGATGGTCGGCGGCCCCTCCGTCACCGCGGCCGTGCCGCTGCGCACCCGCGTGACGGCCTGGCACACCCACGGCGACAATCTGTCGCTCTCCTCCGGCTCCCCGGTCCAGCGCACCCGCCTCATCCCCGCCCAGCACGTCGCTGAGCGGAATTACAACGGCGACGTGCTCGACTACCTCCAGGCCGCAGCCTGGGTCACGCTCACCACTCCGGAGAGGATCGCCGGGATGATGCTCACCGCGAGCACCGAACTCCCCGTCTCCGCCGGGCTGTCCTCCAGTGCCGCACTGACCATCGGCGCCGTCGCCGCCCTGTCCGGCCTCTACGGGCACCGCCTGCCGCCCCTCCCGGCCTGCCAGCTCGCCCGCGAGGCCGAGACCGGCGAACTGGGCACCGGCGCCGGTTGGATGGACTACTTGGCGTGCGCCTACGGTGGCGTCAACCACGTTGACGCCACCGCCGTCACCGTGCTCCGCCTGCGCTCGCGCCTGGGCATCCCCGTCGTTGTCATCGACACCATGGAGCACCGCGCCACCAGCAGGGTCCTGGCCTCCAAGCGCGACCGATTCCGCGCCGGTGAGCCCGACATCACCGCCTACGCCGCCCAGGCCCCGTACATCGTCCATACCCTCACCGACCTCCTCAACCAGCCCCGGGTAGACCTGGTCGAGGTCGGGCGGCTCATCACCGTCTACCACGAGCTGCTGCGCGACCTGGTGCGCTGCTCCACCGACCTGATCGACATCTGCGTCGAGCGGGTGCTGAAGGCCGGTGCGCTCGGCGCGAAGCTCTCCGGCTCCGGCCACGGCGGCTGCGTGGTCGCCCTCGTCCCCGAGGAGGCCGTGAACTCCGTCCTCGCCTCGGTCGCCGGCCTGCCCGTGCACGCCACCGCCCTGCCCGACACCGACCCCCACGGCCTGACCATCGACGTTGACGAAGAGTCAGCGTGACCACCACCAAGGCAGCGCCGCTGCTCACCCTCGACTTCCTGTTCGACGTGGACACCGCCCGGTCGCTGGCTACCCACTGCGGTCGCCCGATGCCGTGGATCGCCCGCTGAAGCTGGGAGGTCTCCCCCACCGTCGTGATCGGCCCGCCTCCGCCGCCCGGATCACTGCTGGCCGCGTTGGCGGGCTAACCCCCAGCTACCTGCAACTTCGATGACCACAGCTACCAAGGGGACAACCATGACTGCATCCCGCCAACGGCAGGAACCGCTGCCGCCTCGGCCGCGCGGACTCGCCCCTTGCCGCAACTCCGATCGTCTATTTTGGCCGATCGGCAGCTCCCGCCCAGTAGTTGGCGAGCATCTCACCGGGCCAGGCAGGCTGGGTCACCTCTCCGCGCGGTCCCATCTCCCTGAAGAAGGGCGCGATGTCGATCACAGGAGTTCCATTCACGGCATCCAGATCGACGACGTGAAGGTCTCGGCCGTCGACGCGCAGCAGACGCGGGTAGGACGTGGCCAGCTGGTTCGGCCGGCGGTGGTTGCGGTGGACGAAGGTGCCAGTGGCCGGCCAACGGGCGTCGCCGCGGGGACTCCTGGCGTGCAGCTGAACGTCACCCGGCGACGCCCGGTGGAAGTGCCAGATGACGGTCAGGTGGGAGAACTCCTCGATGCCCTGGAGCGTCTCGAGTGGGTACTCCTCGTGCAGTCGGATGATCGACTCGACGCCGCCCTGGTAGTCGTCTGCGGGTTCGAGGTGACCGCCGATCACGGTGGCGATCGGCTCGACGGAGAGTGGTTCGGGCACGATGGTCTCCAATCCCACCCGTTCCGCAGGACTGCTTGGGCGGTGGCTCTGCGGCGGGTGCACGGCAAGTTGGTCTGTTCAGCCTATGGCGCGCAGGAACTCCATGGCGCGGTGGTCGAGTTCGGCTGCGGTACTTCCGCCGCGGCCACGGACCGGGGACAGGGCTTGGCGCATCTGGACCACGGTGTCGCGAGCTCGGCCGGACTGGATGCCGGCCATGCTGTCCAGCGCCCTGTTCCAGGTCCGGCAGGCCGCGTCGACGTGCCCTTGCCGGACTTGGACGGCTCCGAGGTACCCGAGGGTGACGGCGTGGGTGCGGGCGTACGGCAGCGGGCGGGTGCGGACGCTGCGTTCGAACTCAGCTTCGGCACCCTTGAGGTCGCCCAGGTCGCGCAGAGTGCACGCCGTCTCGTGGGCGAGACTCGCCTCACCGAAGAAGGAGACCCGTCCGGGCTCCGCCGTTGTGTCGCTCGCCGTGCCGGAGTTTCCGAGGTCGTCTTCGGCGCGGCGCAGCGCGGCCAGGGCGTCGCGCTTGCGGCCTGCGGCTGCAAGGGCTCGGGCGTGGACGACACCGAGGAGGGAGCGTTCGCGGGAGCTGGCGTGGCCGTAGCGCCGGCTGTCCATGGAGGCGTCCGCGTACTGCAGCGCCTGGGTGGGGTGGCCGAGGTCGACGGCCTGGTGGGCCTGCGCGCGAAGGATGTGGCCGGCCAGCGCGGTGTCGTCTGCTTCGGCGGCCAGCGTGAGCGCCAGGCGAAAAGAGTGCTGCGCGGCGGCGTGGTCGCCGGAGTCGAAGGCCATCCAGCCGTCGAGGTAGGTGAGTTCGCCGGCTGCGGAGAAGAGGTCTCGCCTTACCGGTTCGTTCGGGAGTCGGCTGGCCAGGTAGGTGGCGACGTCCGTTTGCAGGTAGGCGCGGAGCGAGGCCCGGCCTGCGCGGCCGCCCAGGCGCTGATCGCGGCTGCTGAAGAACGTCATCGCCTCGCGGAGGCTGTCGACGTGGGCTCCGGTGACGGCGAGCGGCGAGACGGGGGTGCGTCGGCCGGCTTGTTCGAGGCGGTCGTCCCACCAGTTGCTGGGAGGCAGGACGGCGCCGAGCACGGAGTATCCGAGCAGTTGCCGACGGCTGATCATGTCGCTGTCCCCGAGATCTACGAGTGCGGAAACGGTATCGGCGCCCCACTCGTCGGGCGTTGGTTGCTCCTCGCCGCCTCGGGTGAGTCCGATCTCGGCCAGGGTGACCACGCGTCGCAGTCCTCGGGAGAGCGCCTCGCACAACATAGCCGGGGCGCGGCCTCGCGGGTTGACCCCCCGCAGCCACTGGGAGATGTGAGAGCGGGTCACCGTCAGCAGTTCGTCTGCTCCGGCCTCGGCGGCGACCTGGCGCAGGCGCGCGGCCGTCACGTCCTGCGACCAGCCCAGTTCCCGGATGACGGACTCCAGCCGCGTGTTGCGCTCCAGCGCCACGGTGTGCCCCCTGCTGTCGAAAACGATCTTAGCGGCGTTAGCGGTGTTCACCTCTGCCGCGGGCTACCCACGGGCCGTGACAGGAGGTTTGCTCACCGTCATGACGGTATTCCTCGCCGGAGCAGGTCCGGGGCGGTTTCGTCGAGATCACCGGAGCCGCGTGATCGTCTTCCTCTGCCGGACGGACGCGCACCTCGCCGCTTCTCGCCGCGCGGGTCCAGCCCTGCTCGTCTTCGCCAGTCCGCACCGACCACTTCGACACCCTCCCAAGGGGAACTGATGATCCGCCAAATCCGACTGCCGAGACTGCCTCGCTTACTCGCCCCCGCCTCGCGGCGACGCCACGCTGTCACGAGCCGCGGCCCGGCTCCACGCACAGAGCCCGCTCGGTCGGCCAGGCCGGGCGGCGTCGCCGGGACCGGTGTCCGGCTGCCCGAGCTGGCCGACGCTGACGCTGATCTGACGCTGGATTCGGTACTGGCCGGCCAGCTCGTGCGGTGCTCCGACGAGATCCGTCGCGCCGAGGTTGCCCTCGCTGGAAGCGGCGGCCACATGTGGCAGCAGAAGTCGAAGGAAGCCCGCCGCAGGGGTGTTGAGGTTCTGTCCGACATCGCCAACGTTCACGGCTGGCCGGGGAACCTGCTGGTCGGCTCGGTGGGCTGCGAGGCCGCCCTGCTGATCGCCACCCAAGCGGATCACCAGGAACGGGCCCGGCTCCGCCCTGCCCTCGAACGGGCGGTCCGCGCCGGTGCGGTACCCGCTTGGCATCTCCAACGGCTCGGCTCCCTCACTGGCACGACCGCTGACCCCGGACGCCTTGGTGCGGAATGCCCCGAGGGTGGCCGGTGAGCCCGCCCGTGGAGCGGCAGCGTCGCGGGTGGCGGCGCCGGTCGCCGGAGCAACTCTGCCAGGCCGAGGTTCAGCAGCAGGTGAACCAGGCCGGCGAGCGGGCGGTCCACGACTTCGTGCGCACCGTACTGCCCTACGTGTTCCGTCGCGCCGAGGCGGGAGACACCGACTACATGCAGCGCAGCGCCGAACAGGCCGGTGCCGCCCACCGGGCAACCGCCCAGGCCGCCGCTCTGGTGACCGCTCTGCTCAACCGGGTGCGGACGGCCGCCGCTTACGACGTTCTCGCCACCAACCAGAGGGTGCTCGACGTGCAGCTGCGCCAGATGCCGGCCAGCGCGGACCATGTCGCCCGCCTGCTGGAGCTCCCCCCGGTCAACGCAGTGACCCTGCGGTTGGCCCTACGCGCGGTGGTGCTGGCCGGCGGCCCGTGGCCCGGTCTGTGCCGCGGGAGCGTACCGCTGACGGATGTCGTGCACGCCGCACTCCGCCAGGTCGAGGGCAGCGACCGGGTCCAGCTGGTTGCCACCGCCGAGTATGGGGTGGTGGGCGAGGCGGTTGAGCCGCTGATCGCCGCACTCGCCGAGCTGGCCTGCAACGCGGTGAAAGCCAGCTGCGACACCGGCAGCACGGTGCTCGTGGAGATCAGCCCGGCAGCAGGCCGCGGTGCGACGGTCTCGATCGTCGACATCGGCCCAGGCATGGACCCCACGACGCTGGCCGAGGCACAGGCAGTCCTCGCGCGGCAGCGCCACGTCCACACCGCCTCCCACAACGTCCGCTGGACCGGACTGGGGCTTCGGCTGGCCGCCGCAGCAGCCACCACCTCGGGCTTCACCGCCGGCATCTGGTCCGCTCCGGGCGAAGGCACTACCACGCGGGTGCTGGTGCCTGTCCATCTGCTCTCTGACCCGTCGGACGCCGCCGTGTGTGCCGACGCGAGCGCGTCGGCCGCTTCCCACCAACTCCCGGAAGGACTGCTGCAGCCATGACCATCCCCACCTTGCCCGAGGCCCGTCCCCTCGACGCCGCCGAGCTGACCGCCGTGATCGAGAGGGTGCCCGGGCTCCGGGCACTGGTCCACGTCAGCCGCGACGGGCTTCTCCAGGCCCACGCCGGCTCAACTGCGGGTCAAGACCCCGACGGCCTGGCTGCTGTGGTGTGCGGTCTGCACTCGCTCGGCACCGGTGGCGCCAGATTCCTCGGTCCGCAGGGCCAGTGGGTCGACTACGTCTCCGTCAGCTACACCCACGGCGGCCTGCTGGTGGTGATCGCCGCCGAGGACACGTCGCTGCTCTGCGGCTTGGCCGGGGAGGACGCGGAGTCGGGGGCGGTGGGCGAGGCGCTGGCCGAGCTCGCCTCGCAGCTCGCCCCGGCCTCGGTCTGACAGGCCCGTCCCCGCCATCTCACCCGCCCGTAAGGAGGTTCGACATGACCGCCACTTTGCTCCGCACGCCGTGGGAGACCGACATCCCCGGCCCGGACGAGTTCCACGGTGTCGAGCTGGACATGGAGAAGCCCCAGTCGGCCCGGGTGGAGGACTACCTGCTTCGCGGGCTCACCAACTTCGCTGCCGACCGGGAGGCGGCGGGCCTGATCATCGGCCTCGACGCCAAGGAACGCACGCAAGCGCGGCAGCGCAAGGGGTTCCGCGTAAGCGCCATGTCGTACCTGGCCGGGCTCGGCGTGAGCCAGTTCGTCGACGTCGGATGCGGGTTGCCGCTGCCGGAGTGGTGGCGTCGCCGTCACGCCCACGAGGTGCACCAGTTGGCAGGCCCCGGTTCCAGGGTGGTCCACATCGACCGCGACCCAATCGTGATGACGCATGCCCGTGCCCTGCTGGCAGGCTGCGGACCTGCCGCAATCGGGCACCTCGAGGCCGACTTCACCGAGCCGGAGTCCGTCCTGGAAGCCGAGCTCCCCCTGGATCTGGGGCAGCCCGTGGTGCTGGCTTTCTTCGACGTGCTGCACGAGGTCGAGCACGCGCGCCAAGTCGTCGCCGCTTACACGGACGCCGTGGCGCCGGGCAGCATGCTCGTGATCAGTCACCGCAGCCGCGACAACGCTCAGGGCCGGCAGACAGCGGCCGGCCACGAGGCGGCGGGCCTGGCGTATACCGCGCGCAGCCGGGAGGAGTTCACCGCGCTCTTCGACGGCTGGCACCTGCTCGGGCCGGGCATCGCCCCCGCGCCGGTTTGGAGCGCATCGCTCGCGCGGGGCTCCGCGAAGGCGGCCGCCCGGGCCTCCGTGTACGGCGCGATCGCGGTCAAGCGGTAAGGGCCGGGGCATGCGAACAGACCACCAGGGCGCCGCCAGCCATCGGGCCGCCTCCTTTCCGGAGCACCCCGTCTGGATACCGGCCCACATCATTCGCCTCTACTGCGGCAGGGATTTCGACGTTCTGCGGATCGACGCAGATGCGGCACAGAGGGTGCTGGACGTGATCGGCCCGGACTGCGGGCCGGTGATCACCTCCGCGTTCGGCTACTGGGACTTCTTGCTTCCCCTCGGCGAGTTCGTCCGTGAAAGCGTTCCGAGGGCTCCCGGGGTGCGGGCTATGCCGCCGGGAACGCAGATCGACGTGCCGCCCCTGACCGCAACGCCGGCCGGGGGCCTGTACTGGCAGGTGCCTCCTGGTGCCGGTTCGACGAATCTGCGCGCCTTGGCGGCCGCCCTCGTTCCCCCGCCTGCCGTCGGCACCCGGCTCGTCGGAGGGCGGCGCGCACCGCAACAGGCCCCGTTCGAGCGCCGCCCCCGGCCGACCTTCACCCGGCCGCGGCCCGAGGTCGTGCCACCGGGCGCCGTGTTGGTCGGCGTCGTGGTGCGCCATCTGCGGGAGCAGCGGCGGCTGAGTCCGGCGATGCTGGCCCGCGCGGCGGCGGTGCCGCTCACCGCGCTGAACGGTGTCGAGTCCGGTGCCCGGCTTGCGACCGCGCCGCTGGTCACCGCGCTCCTGACTGCTCTCGGCCTCGACGTGCACGACCGCCTCGGGTCCGCTTCCGCGCTCGTCCACCTCACCGGCACCGCCACCCAGCCTCTGTTCGCACGGCAGGTCGCCGACGAGCGGACGGGCTGGCAGGAACGCCTGGCCGCTGTCGAAGCCGCAGCCGAGCGGACCCGGCACCTGGTCACCGCCCTGCCGTTGCTCCCGGCCCCGGCGGCAACGGCCACGGCTGGCCGGCCCGCGCGGGACTCCCACCGGCTGCTGA
This genomic window contains:
- a CDS encoding SAM-dependent methyltransferase; translation: MPEPLSVEPIATVIGGHLEPADDYQGGVESIIRLHEEYPLETLQGIEEFSHLTVIWHFHRASPGDVQLHARSPRGDARWPATGTFVHRNHRRPNQLATSYPRLLRVDGRDLHVVDLDAVNGTPVIDIAPFFREMGPRGEVTQPAWPGEMLANYWAGAADRPK
- a CDS encoding Tat pathway signal protein produces the protein MALERNTRLESVIRELGWSQDVTAARLRQVAAEAGADELLTVTRSHISQWLRGVNPRGRAPAMLCEALSRGLRRVVTLAEIGLTRGGEEQPTPDEWGADTVSALVDLGDSDMISRRQLLGYSVLGAVLPPSNWWDDRLEQAGRRTPVSPLAVTGAHVDSLREAMTFFSSRDQRLGGRAGRASLRAYLQTDVATYLASRLPNEPVRRDLFSAAGELTYLDGWMAFDSGDHAAAQHSFRLALTLAAEADDTALAGHILRAQAHQAVDLGHPTQALQYADASMDSRRYGHASSRERSLLGVVHARALAAAGRKRDALAALRRAEDDLGNSGTASDTTAEPGRVSFFGEASLAHETACTLRDLGDLKGAEAEFERSVRTRPLPYARTHAVTLGYLGAVQVRQGHVDAACRTWNRALDSMAGIQSGRARDTVVQMRQALSPVRGRGGSTAAELDHRAMEFLRAIG
- a CDS encoding radical SAM/SPASM domain-containing protein, with amino-acid sequence MTSRSLPASRSLAAVRYIEVETSRYCNRTCSWCPNGHTRARTRQELLPWKLFEKITGELGELGYGGFFAFHNYNEPLANARLLDEVSHLRATVPTAKPAIYTNGDRLGREMFEELTSVGVSYLRVTRYPQQADTQPTVEALQHYLRIKNLTHLPWRIGEVRQGLAASYKDRATGMKAEVIVPNIYTYNDRGGTAEVPIRGSRVAPCRMTATSISVTYRGEVKMCCNVVPEGSQHQEYVVGNIRHATLAELYGSPQMTGWRKRHASADWAASPACATCVQALPETRK
- a CDS encoding helix-turn-helix transcriptional regulator, which encodes MAATNQQDRPTDVPFLRVILGGRLRRIREDKSLTREQLGEALGVSAAVVRRLEMGENQIRTGHVIAMGALFELPKETVEMLKEMAKQSKTRGWWTAYGSNLHPSYSALVEAEQMARDIRNWEPSIIPGLLQTSAYTEAAMARARFLWKNDNPLTLEELVESRDRRKALLTAKNAPKAWFVIGESALRMQVGDGKVMREATLHLIEMCEQDNVTIQILTEASGYHVGAAGSCAVYAFSDQPGDGVVYHEQSLSFSDDPETLTRHIRQFELLASQALSLADTRSYLQASLTN
- a CDS encoding SAM-dependent methyltransferase; translated protein: MTATLLRTPWETDIPGPDEFHGVELDMEKPQSARVEDYLLRGLTNFAADREAAGLIIGLDAKERTQARQRKGFRVSAMSYLAGLGVSQFVDVGCGLPLPEWWRRRHAHEVHQLAGPGSRVVHIDRDPIVMTHARALLAGCGPAAIGHLEADFTEPESVLEAELPLDLGQPVVLAFFDVLHEVEHARQVVAAYTDAVAPGSMLVISHRSRDNAQGRQTAAGHEAAGLAYTARSREEFTALFDGWHLLGPGIAPAPVWSASLARGSAKAAARASVYGAIAVKR
- a CDS encoding helix-turn-helix transcriptional regulator is translated as MRTDHQGAASHRAASFPEHPVWIPAHIIRLYCGRDFDVLRIDADAAQRVLDVIGPDCGPVITSAFGYWDFLLPLGEFVRESVPRAPGVRAMPPGTQIDVPPLTATPAGGLYWQVPPGAGSTNLRALAAALVPPPAVGTRLVGGRRAPQQAPFERRPRPTFTRPRPEVVPPGAVLVGVVVRHLREQRRLSPAMLARAAAVPLTALNGVESGARLATAPLVTALLTALGLDVHDRLGSASALVHLTGTATQPLFARQVADERTGWQERLAAVEAAAERTRHLVTALPLLPAPAATATAGRPARDSHRLLIDEGALRRHVPPGAADRTRAVLARAAERGVVRVVPLAAGVLVTPTAELHLPGGFPVLVAVRAGEGVVYRTGPEAEQSIAVLNAAEAAALSTTDSAALLLPPRMCAGTAVPAAGARP
- a CDS encoding ATP-binding protein; the protein is MPESLRPAQPGAQVVQRQPLRLVLHIGPSVEDARDTRRALIEGLRAWQLPLTAVRLAELEVCAGEVIANAVQHTGKPSTLTAQWTGEFVRVELQDADPRIPRRRTDTGPDNDAESGRGLDLLQGFADRWGVIPPTGRRADGTSTGKTVWFECGADGPPMPLPATTHAADSRQVIRLERAG
- a CDS encoding roadblock/LC7 domain-containing protein, yielding MTIPTLPEARPLDAAELTAVIERVPGLRALVHVSRDGLLQAHAGSTAGQDPDGLAAVVCGLHSLGTGGARFLGPQGQWVDYVSVSYTHGGLLVVIAAEDTSLLCGLAGEDAESGAVGEALAELASQLAPASV
- a CDS encoding ATP-binding protein gives rise to the protein MSPPVERQRRGWRRRSPEQLCQAEVQQQVNQAGERAVHDFVRTVLPYVFRRAEAGDTDYMQRSAEQAGAAHRATAQAAALVTALLNRVRTAAAYDVLATNQRVLDVQLRQMPASADHVARLLELPPVNAVTLRLALRAVVLAGGPWPGLCRGSVPLTDVVHAALRQVEGSDRVQLVATAEYGVVGEAVEPLIAALAELACNAVKASCDTGSTVLVEISPAAGRGATVSIVDIGPGMDPTTLAEAQAVLARQRHVHTASHNVRWTGLGLRLAAAAATTSGFTAGIWSAPGEGTTTRVLVPVHLLSDPSDAAVCADASASAASHQLPEGLLQP